A region from the Lycium barbarum isolate Lr01 chromosome 8, ASM1917538v2, whole genome shotgun sequence genome encodes:
- the LOC132605750 gene encoding mediator of RNA polymerase II transcription subunit 19a-like, whose translation MDPDNKTFGRGPRELTGAVDLITHFKLLPHHEFFCKKPLPLSISDTHYLHNVVGDTEIRKGEGMQLDQLIQDASSSKETKSHIEPFDLDALREAFQLRETAPIDLPPSEKGISTVAGKSKSESKDKEKKHKKHKDKDKEKDREHTKHKRRHKDRSKDKDKEKKKDKTGHHDSGADHSKKHHEKKRKHAGEEDLDDVHKHKRNKHKSSKIDEIGAIKVAG comes from the exons ATGGATCCGGACAACAAGACGTTTGGAAGAG GGCCAAGAGAACTTACAGGCGCTGTGGATCTTATTACTCACTTCAAGCTGTTGCCCCATCACGAGTTCTTCTGCAAGAAGCCTCTTCCATTGTCAATTTCAGACACACACTACCTTCACAATGTGGTGGGAGACACAGAAATTAGGAAAGGGGAAGGGATGCAGTTGGATCAGCTTATTCAGGATGCTTCGTCTTCAAAAGAGACAAAGTCACACATCGAACCATTCGACTTAGATGCTCTTAGAGAAGCTTTTCAACTACGTGAAACAGCTCCAATTGATCTGCCTCCT TCTGAGAAAGGAATCTCCACTGTAGCTGGAAAGTCTAAAAGTGAGTCGAAAGACAAGGAGAAGAAGCATAAGAAGCACAAGGATAAAGACAAGGAGAAGGACAGAGAACATACGAAGCACAAACGCCGTCATAAAGATCGAAGTAAAGACAAGgataaagagaaaaagaaagataaaACTGGCCATCATGATTCTGGTGCTGACCATTCAAAGAAACATCATGAAAAG AAAAGGAAGCATGCTGGCGAGGAGGATCTTGATGATGTTCACAAACACAAGAGAAACAAG CACAAGAGCTCGAAGATTGATGAAATTGGTGCAATAAAGGTTGCAGGCTGA